The following are from one region of the Mycolicibacterium helvum genome:
- a CDS encoding transporter substrate-binding domain-containing protein: MALAAILFALMATAPVPLASADPDTDTAAAPVKVAVHPLEPFVMQTSSGELTGFSVDLWNEVAKRLKLTTEFVDTEDVRGQLAAVRDGRADVAIGAISLTYERERSFDFSQPTLDAGLQIIVPVEDTRPAVPGLGGYLELLFSRTMLIWLTAAIVVSVIPAHVFWLIERRRPPADPDEKPKVSRSYYPGVFQAFGWGIGSLVGRQTTQPTSAITKILAIIWGFAGVVFISFYSANLSATLTVTKLAAKISGPADLYDKSVATVAGTTASEFLRGMGIRATETSTIEDCYELLRNEGYEAVVYDAPVLRYYVAHRGEGVAVMAGPVFQEEDLGFVLAINSPLRKPINQALFQMREDGTYSLLKEKWFGDDVATANRA, from the coding sequence TTGGCGTTAGCGGCGATCCTGTTCGCGTTGATGGCGACCGCGCCGGTGCCGCTGGCCTCGGCAGACCCGGACACCGACACTGCGGCTGCTCCGGTGAAAGTGGCCGTCCACCCACTGGAACCCTTCGTCATGCAGACCAGTAGTGGTGAGCTCACCGGGTTCAGCGTCGACCTGTGGAACGAGGTTGCCAAGCGGCTCAAGTTGACCACCGAGTTCGTCGACACCGAGGATGTCCGTGGACAACTCGCCGCAGTCCGCGACGGACGTGCCGATGTCGCGATCGGCGCGATCTCGCTGACCTACGAGCGGGAGCGCTCCTTCGACTTCTCGCAGCCGACCCTGGACGCCGGACTGCAGATCATCGTCCCGGTCGAGGACACCCGACCGGCAGTGCCCGGACTGGGCGGCTACCTCGAACTGTTGTTCTCGCGCACGATGCTCATCTGGCTCACCGCCGCAATTGTCGTCAGTGTGATTCCAGCCCACGTCTTTTGGCTGATCGAACGTCGTCGACCCCCCGCCGACCCCGACGAAAAGCCAAAAGTGTCGCGATCCTATTATCCCGGCGTCTTTCAGGCGTTCGGTTGGGGCATCGGATCTTTGGTGGGGCGTCAGACCACGCAGCCGACCAGTGCGATCACCAAGATTCTGGCCATAATCTGGGGTTTTGCGGGCGTCGTGTTCATCTCGTTTTACTCGGCGAATCTCAGTGCCACCCTGACCGTGACCAAGCTCGCCGCGAAAATCAGCGGACCGGCCGATCTCTACGACAAATCTGTCGCCACGGTGGCGGGCACAACCGCCTCGGAATTCCTACGTGGCATGGGAATACGCGCGACCGAGACATCGACCATCGAGGATTGCTACGAGTTGCTGCGCAATGAGGGCTATGAGGCTGTGGTGTACGACGCGCCGGTTCTGCGGTATTACGTCGCCCACCGGGGAGAAGGTGTCGCCGTGATGGCCGGCCCCGTCTTCCAGGAGGAAGACTTGGGGTTTGTCCTGGCCATCAACAGCCCGCTTCGGAAACCGATCAACCAGGCGTTATTTCAGATGCGCGAGGACGGCACGTACAGCCTGCTCAAGGAGAAGTGGTTCGGCGACGATGTCGCCACCGCCAACCGCGCGTGA
- the gnd gene encoding phosphogluconate dehydrogenase (NAD(+)-dependent, decarboxylating) has product MQLGMVGLGRMGANLVRRLMRDGHRCVVYDVNPAAISELAAEGATGAATLEEFVAKLDGPRAIWLMLPAAIVDSTLDALVPLLSSGDTVIDGGNSYYRDDITRAQKLAESGLHYVDCGTSGGVWGLDRGYCLMIGGETDVVAHLDPIFKTIAPGIGTAEPTPSRPADAGGTAPEGYLHCGPNGAGHFVKMVHNGVEYGMMAAIAEGLSIIKHANVGQPDRDNKEVDAETTPLRDPWAYQYDINVGEVAEVWRRGSVVGSWLVDLIADAFAASPALDQFSGRVSDSGEGRWTVLAAVDEGIPAPVITTALYERFQSRQLGEFTDQICSAMRSEFGGHAEKK; this is encoded by the coding sequence ATGCAGCTTGGTATGGTCGGCTTGGGACGGATGGGAGCCAACCTGGTTCGACGGTTGATGCGGGACGGCCACCGATGCGTCGTCTATGACGTGAATCCCGCCGCGATCAGCGAACTGGCCGCCGAGGGCGCCACCGGCGCCGCCACCCTCGAGGAGTTCGTCGCCAAACTCGATGGCCCGCGGGCCATCTGGCTGATGCTGCCCGCCGCGATCGTGGACTCGACCCTCGACGCCCTGGTCCCGCTGCTTTCGTCCGGGGACACCGTGATCGACGGCGGAAACTCCTACTACCGCGACGACATCACCCGGGCGCAGAAGCTCGCCGAAAGTGGCCTGCACTACGTCGATTGCGGCACCAGTGGCGGTGTATGGGGCCTGGACCGCGGTTACTGCCTGATGATCGGCGGGGAAACCGATGTGGTGGCCCACCTCGATCCAATCTTCAAGACCATCGCACCAGGGATCGGAACCGCCGAACCGACCCCGAGTCGGCCGGCCGATGCTGGTGGTACCGCACCGGAGGGCTACCTGCACTGCGGCCCCAACGGCGCCGGGCACTTCGTGAAGATGGTCCACAACGGCGTCGAGTACGGGATGATGGCCGCGATCGCCGAAGGGCTCAGCATCATCAAGCACGCCAATGTCGGACAACCGGATCGCGACAACAAAGAAGTCGACGCCGAAACCACGCCGCTGCGCGACCCGTGGGCCTATCAGTACGACATCAATGTTGGCGAGGTCGCCGAGGTCTGGCGCCGCGGATCGGTGGTGGGCTCCTGGCTGGTGGACCTGATCGCCGACGCGTTCGCCGCCTCCCCCGCGCTCGACCAGTTCTCCGGGCGGGTATCCGATTCCGGCGAAGGACGATGGACGGTGCTCGCCGCCGTCGATGAGGGCATCCCCGCCCCGGTCATCACCACCGCGCTGTACGAACGCTTCCAGTCACGTCAGCTCGGTGAGTTCACCGACCAGATCTGCTCGGCGATGCGCAGCGAATTCGGCGGCCACGCGGAGAAGAAGTGA
- the zwf gene encoding glucose-6-phosphate dehydrogenase has protein sequence MSAHNASPADVLVVFGITGDLARKMTFRSLYRLERRKLLDCPIVGVAIDDWSADTLREHARSAVEATGEPVDDDVFARFAARLSMVSGDFADPATYGKVATAISGCTNPVFYLEIPPFLFGRVVEGLAGAGLTANARVVVEKPFGHDLSSAKALNDQLSAHLQEWQIYRIDHFLGKEPAMDIRYIRFSNSIIEPLWNRDRIEAVQITMAEDFDVADRGRFYDPVGALRDVVQNHLLQLIGLIAAEPSSGGPDGFRDKRVELFKSIRPVDPSHYVRGQYAGYLDVDGVAPGSTTETFAALKLHIDNWRWSGVPFFIRAGKALPVRATEIRVIFKRPPPLPFLPPAKEPNQLIFRIDPDAGVDLVLQAKESGDDATRAVNLCLVFADEMADAPEPYERLLGDAMRGDSSQFIREDAVEETWRIVQPLLESPPPIEVYQPGSWGPSGADALVAGYPAWPEPWLPAQK, from the coding sequence GTGAGCGCTCACAATGCCAGTCCCGCTGATGTTCTGGTGGTCTTCGGCATCACCGGGGATCTGGCGAGGAAGATGACCTTTCGGTCGCTGTACCGCTTGGAGCGGCGCAAACTGCTCGACTGCCCAATCGTCGGCGTGGCGATCGACGATTGGTCCGCCGACACCTTGCGGGAACACGCCCGCAGTGCTGTCGAAGCCACCGGCGAGCCGGTGGACGACGACGTCTTCGCCCGATTCGCTGCCCGGCTGTCGATGGTGTCTGGCGATTTCGCCGATCCGGCAACCTACGGCAAGGTGGCCACGGCCATCAGCGGATGCACCAATCCGGTTTTCTATCTGGAGATTCCGCCGTTCCTATTCGGCCGGGTGGTGGAGGGCCTTGCCGGCGCCGGCCTCACCGCCAACGCGCGCGTGGTGGTGGAAAAGCCATTCGGGCATGATCTTTCGTCAGCCAAGGCGCTCAACGATCAGTTGAGCGCTCACCTGCAGGAGTGGCAGATCTATCGCATCGACCACTTCCTGGGCAAAGAGCCGGCGATGGACATCCGCTACATCCGGTTCTCCAACTCGATCATCGAGCCGCTGTGGAATCGCGATCGAATCGAGGCCGTGCAGATCACGATGGCCGAAGACTTCGACGTGGCGGACCGTGGCCGCTTCTATGACCCGGTCGGGGCGTTGCGCGACGTCGTGCAGAATCACCTGCTACAGCTGATCGGACTGATCGCCGCCGAACCATCCAGCGGCGGCCCAGACGGGTTCCGGGACAAGCGGGTCGAGCTGTTCAAGAGCATCCGTCCTGTCGACCCCAGCCATTACGTGCGCGGCCAGTACGCCGGCTACCTGGACGTCGACGGTGTCGCGCCCGGTTCTACGACCGAGACCTTCGCGGCTTTGAAGTTGCACATCGACAACTGGCGCTGGTCGGGTGTGCCCTTCTTCATCAGAGCAGGCAAGGCTCTTCCGGTGCGCGCCACCGAGATTCGGGTGATCTTCAAGCGGCCGCCGCCACTGCCGTTTCTGCCGCCGGCCAAAGAGCCCAACCAGCTGATCTTCCGGATCGACCCCGATGCCGGCGTCGATCTGGTGTTGCAGGCCAAGGAAAGCGGCGACGACGCCACCCGCGCTGTCAATCTCTGTCTGGTATTCGCCGACGAAATGGCGGACGCACCCGAACCCTATGAGCGCCTCCTCGGGGATGCCATGCGTGGCGACTCCAGCCAGTTCATCCGCGAGGACGCTGTCGAAGAGACCTGGCGAATTGTGCAGCCGCTGCTGGAATCTCCGCCGCCGATCGAGGTCTACCAGCCGGGCTCGTGGGGACCGTCGGGAGCCGACGCACTGGTCGCCGGCTACCCGGCATGGCCTGAGCCCTGGCTGCCAGCACAGAAGTGA
- a CDS encoding MGH1-like glycoside hydrolase domain-containing protein produces MSTAEQRRLDEANAGTSPWRRWGTYLSERAWGTVREDYSADGDAWAYFPFDDAHSRAYRWSEDGLAGWCDDEQTICLGVALWNGRDSVLKERPYGVANEEGNHGEDVKDYWFYTDNLPSHAYASMVYKYPQAAFPYEDLLRTNQQRGPDDDEYELFDALRQQWLEQRYFDVDVAYAKDGPEDLYCRITVTNRGPDAAPIHVLPQLWYRNTWSWDPDRQRPRITACGDGVARTWHSKLGQRSFTVTTSTGDAPRLLFCENETNNRLLFGSANASTTTKDGINDYVVNGISEAVDMAEGSKVAAHISTTLPPGETFTVTVHFAAADTGHRPGRADAVLAERKHEADEFYLAVASAELSDDERLVQRQAFAGLLWCKQFYNYAVRRWLKGDPEQPTPPRQRWAGRNNSWQHFAVHDVILMPDAWEYPWFAAWDLAFHCLAMALIDPEFAKAQVLVLHDSTAQHPHGQIPAYEWKFGDTNPPVHAWAAWQIYQLDQLRTGVGDWDFLATAYRSSTLNAMWWLNQKDDTNRGVFGGGFLGMDNIGVFDRDEPLPTGGELAQVDGTAWMAALIFHLLEMAIELSHQDPSYTDMFSRWVWDAWLVANALEKGTYRVSFWNDDTNFYHDVIEMPDGTSRSLEVFSMQAIVPLFAAIAIPSSATEVTTTIQDCLEALARTYEHTDDDVQLVMSGGDGTHLMIGVVHQDRLTKILARLLDPEQFLSPNGIRSLSRYHRDHPYTYHAGGADYVVDYQPAESRSRMFGGNSNWRGPVWLPTNFLLVQALNSYARFLGEAYRVPDPAGSADQVSLQVVADRLARQLTGLLVRDEAGRRAVFGDNEYFQTDPHWRDLVPFHEYFDGDTGKGLGASHQTGWTATVALLLQFRGNLYFRAGHG; encoded by the coding sequence GTGAGCACCGCCGAACAGAGACGCCTCGACGAGGCCAACGCCGGGACGTCGCCGTGGCGCCGCTGGGGAACCTACCTGAGCGAGCGCGCCTGGGGCACCGTCCGGGAGGACTACAGCGCCGACGGCGATGCCTGGGCGTACTTTCCGTTCGACGACGCCCACAGCCGCGCGTACCGGTGGAGTGAGGACGGCCTGGCGGGCTGGTGTGATGACGAGCAGACCATCTGTCTGGGCGTCGCGCTGTGGAACGGTCGCGACAGCGTCCTCAAGGAGCGGCCCTACGGGGTGGCCAACGAGGAGGGCAATCACGGCGAGGACGTCAAGGATTACTGGTTCTATACCGACAACCTGCCCTCACACGCCTACGCGTCCATGGTCTACAAGTACCCGCAAGCCGCGTTCCCCTATGAGGATCTGCTGCGCACCAATCAGCAACGTGGGCCCGACGATGACGAGTATGAATTGTTCGATGCGTTGCGCCAACAATGGCTGGAGCAACGCTATTTCGATGTCGACGTGGCCTACGCCAAGGACGGCCCAGAAGACCTCTACTGTCGGATCACGGTAACCAACCGAGGGCCTGACGCCGCACCGATCCACGTACTTCCCCAGCTCTGGTATCGCAACACCTGGTCATGGGACCCAGACCGACAACGGCCGCGGATCACCGCCTGCGGTGACGGCGTAGCGCGCACGTGGCACAGCAAGCTCGGACAACGGTCGTTCACGGTCACCACGTCGACCGGGGATGCTCCGCGACTACTGTTCTGCGAGAACGAGACCAACAATCGCCTGTTGTTCGGATCGGCCAACGCATCGACCACCACCAAGGACGGCATCAACGACTACGTCGTCAACGGGATCTCCGAAGCCGTCGATATGGCCGAGGGCAGCAAGGTCGCCGCCCACATCTCGACGACCCTGCCACCCGGCGAAACCTTCACCGTCACCGTGCATTTTGCCGCCGCCGATACGGGTCATCGGCCCGGTCGCGCCGATGCGGTGCTGGCAGAACGTAAACACGAAGCCGACGAGTTCTACCTCGCTGTCGCTTCGGCAGAGCTGAGCGACGACGAACGGCTCGTGCAACGTCAGGCATTTGCCGGACTGCTGTGGTGCAAACAGTTCTACAACTACGCGGTGCGGCGCTGGCTCAAGGGCGATCCGGAACAACCGACACCCCCACGGCAACGATGGGCCGGCCGCAACAACAGCTGGCAACACTTCGCCGTCCACGATGTCATTCTGATGCCCGACGCGTGGGAGTACCCCTGGTTCGCCGCCTGGGACCTGGCGTTCCACTGCCTCGCCATGGCCCTGATCGATCCCGAGTTCGCCAAGGCGCAGGTGCTTGTGCTGCACGATTCCACCGCACAACATCCGCACGGCCAGATCCCGGCGTACGAATGGAAATTCGGCGACACCAACCCACCCGTCCACGCCTGGGCGGCCTGGCAGATCTACCAACTCGACCAGCTTCGCACCGGCGTCGGAGACTGGGATTTCTTGGCCACCGCCTACCGGTCGTCCACCCTGAACGCCATGTGGTGGCTCAACCAGAAGGACGACACCAACCGGGGGGTGTTCGGCGGTGGGTTCCTCGGCATGGACAACATCGGGGTGTTCGACCGCGACGAGCCATTGCCCACCGGTGGTGAACTCGCTCAAGTCGACGGTACGGCATGGATGGCGGCATTGATATTCCATCTCCTGGAGATGGCGATCGAACTGTCGCACCAGGACCCCAGCTACACCGATATGTTCAGCCGTTGGGTGTGGGATGCCTGGCTGGTCGCCAACGCACTGGAGAAGGGCACCTATCGGGTCAGCTTCTGGAACGATGACACGAACTTCTATCACGACGTCATCGAGATGCCGGACGGCACAAGCAGATCGCTGGAAGTGTTTTCCATGCAGGCGATCGTTCCGCTATTCGCGGCAATCGCCATTCCCTCCAGCGCGACCGAGGTGACAACGACCATCCAGGACTGTCTGGAAGCGTTGGCACGGACCTATGAACACACCGACGATGATGTTCAGCTGGTGATGTCGGGCGGTGACGGTACACATCTCATGATCGGCGTCGTTCATCAGGATCGGCTAACGAAGATTCTGGCGCGACTCCTGGACCCTGAACAGTTCCTCTCCCCCAACGGAATCCGCTCACTGTCGAGATATCATCGCGACCACCCGTACACCTACCACGCCGGCGGTGCAGACTACGTCGTCGATTATCAGCCTGCTGAATCACGCAGCCGGATGTTCGGCGGAAACTCCAACTGGCGCGGGCCCGTCTGGTTGCCGACGAATTTCCTTCTGGTCCAAGCGCTCAACTCCTACGCCAGGTTCCTCGGAGAGGCCTACCGCGTGCCCGATCCGGCGGGGTCGGCCGATCAGGTGTCCCTGCAGGTGGTGGCCGACCGGTTGGCCCGGCAACTCACCGGTCTTTTGGTTCGCGATGAGGCCGGCCGACGAGCGGTGTTCGGCGACAACGAGTATTTCCAAACCGACCCGCACTGGCGTGACCTGGTCCCGTTCCACGAGTACTTCGACGGGGACACCGGTAAGGGACTGGGGGCCAGCCACCAGACCGGCTGGACGGCGACTGTCGCCCTGCTGCTCCAGTTCCGGGGGAATCTGTACTTCCGGGCCGGGCACGGGTAG
- the metH gene encoding methionine synthase encodes MEGAYVDATTASEVTGNRFEPHIRPDCTDELTAALRQRIMVIDGAMGTAIQRDRPDEAGYRGERFIEWPTALQGNNDLLTLTQPQIIEGIHREYLEAGADILETNTFNANAISLSDYDMHELAYELNYAGAALARKAADEFSTPDKPRYVAGAIGPTTRTASISPDVNDPGARNVSYDQLVAAYLEAANGLVDGGADLLIIETIFDSLNAKAAVFAVETLFEERGRRWPLIISGTITDASGRTLSGQVTEAFWNAIRHAKPLAVGLNCALGAPEMRPYIAEVARIADTYVSCYPNAGLPNAFGEYDESPEAQAGYIAEFAEAGLVNLVGGCCGTAPPHIAEIAKVVEGKPPRELPDIPVATRLSGLEPLNITEGSLFVNIGERTNITGSARFRNLIKAEDYDTALSVALQQVEVGAQVIDINMDEGMIDGVAAMDRFTKLIAAEPDISRVPVMIDSSKFEVIEAGLKNVQGKPIVNSISMKEGEEKFIREARLCRKYGAAVVVMAFDEQGQADNLERRKEICGRAYRILTEEVGFPAEDIIFDPNCFALATGIEEHATYGIDFIEACAWIKENLPGVHISGGISNVSFSFRGNNPVREAIHAVFLFHAIKAGLDMGIVNAGALVPYDSIDPELRDRIEDVVLNRREDAAERLLEIAERFNKSEKTEDPKAAEWRSLPVRERITHALVKGIDAHVDADTEELRAEIAAAGGRPIEVIEGPLMDGMNVVGDLFGAGKMFLPQVVKSARVMKKAVAYLLPYIEAEKQPGDLSSTNGTIIMATVKGDVHDIGKNIVGVVLQCNNYTVIDLGVMVPASKILDAAKEHNADIIGLSGLITPSLDEMVNFAAEMEREGLQIPLLIGGATTSRAHTAVKVAPRRSGPVVWVKDASRSVPVAAALLDDKQRPALLEATEKDYASLRERHAQKNERPMLTLEKARANRTPIEWAGYTPPVPAQGLGVREFLDYDLAELREYIDWQPFFNAWEMKGRFPDILNNPVSGETARKLYDDAQEMLDTLIKEKWLTANGVIGFFPANVVGDDIEVYTDETRTEVLTTLHNLRQQGEHRDGVPNRSLGDYIAPKETGLADYVGAFAVTAGLGGGDKIAEFKAANDDYSAILLESIADRLAEAFAERMHQRVRKEFWGYQPDEQLDNNALIDEKYSGIRPAPGYPACPEHTEKATLWTLMNVQERTGIELTESMAMWPGAAVSGWYFSHPQSQYFVVGRMAQDQVADYARRKGWTLAEAERWLAPNLGYNPED; translated from the coding sequence ATGGAAGGAGCGTACGTGGACGCGACCACGGCGAGCGAAGTGACGGGAAATCGCTTCGAACCGCACATCCGCCCAGACTGCACCGACGAACTCACCGCCGCGCTGCGCCAGCGGATCATGGTGATCGACGGCGCGATGGGCACGGCGATCCAGCGGGACCGGCCGGACGAGGCCGGCTACCGCGGCGAGCGTTTCATCGAGTGGCCGACCGCTCTTCAGGGCAACAACGACCTGCTCACCCTGACGCAGCCCCAGATCATCGAAGGAATCCACCGCGAGTACCTCGAGGCGGGTGCCGACATCCTGGAGACCAACACGTTCAATGCGAACGCGATCTCACTCTCCGATTACGACATGCACGAGCTGGCCTACGAGCTCAACTACGCCGGTGCAGCCCTGGCGCGTAAGGCCGCCGACGAGTTCAGCACCCCGGACAAGCCCCGTTACGTCGCCGGCGCCATCGGGCCGACTACGCGGACCGCGTCGATCTCGCCCGACGTCAACGATCCCGGAGCCCGCAACGTCTCCTACGACCAGCTCGTCGCCGCCTACCTCGAAGCTGCCAACGGCCTGGTCGACGGTGGTGCCGACCTGCTCATCATCGAGACGATCTTCGACTCGCTGAACGCCAAGGCCGCGGTGTTCGCCGTCGAGACGCTGTTCGAGGAGCGCGGACGTCGCTGGCCGCTGATCATCTCGGGCACCATCACCGATGCCTCCGGGCGGACGCTGTCCGGTCAGGTCACCGAAGCGTTCTGGAACGCGATCCGGCACGCCAAGCCGCTCGCGGTGGGACTCAACTGCGCCCTTGGCGCGCCGGAGATGCGGCCCTACATCGCCGAGGTGGCGCGGATCGCGGACACCTACGTCTCCTGCTACCCGAACGCCGGTCTGCCCAACGCGTTCGGCGAGTACGACGAGTCTCCGGAGGCTCAGGCCGGCTACATCGCGGAGTTCGCCGAGGCGGGCCTGGTCAACTTGGTCGGCGGATGCTGCGGGACGGCGCCGCCCCATATCGCCGAGATCGCGAAGGTCGTCGAGGGTAAGCCGCCGCGCGAGTTGCCCGACATCCCGGTGGCCACCCGGCTCTCGGGCCTGGAGCCGCTCAACATCACCGAGGGCTCCCTGTTCGTGAACATCGGTGAGCGCACCAACATCACCGGCTCGGCGAGGTTCCGCAACCTGATCAAGGCCGAGGATTACGACACCGCTCTGTCGGTGGCCCTGCAGCAGGTCGAGGTCGGTGCGCAGGTCATCGACATCAATATGGACGAGGGCATGATCGACGGCGTCGCCGCGATGGACCGGTTCACCAAGCTGATCGCGGCCGAGCCGGATATCAGCCGCGTCCCGGTGATGATCGACTCCTCGAAATTCGAGGTCATCGAGGCGGGCCTGAAGAACGTGCAGGGCAAGCCGATCGTCAACTCGATCTCCATGAAGGAGGGCGAGGAGAAGTTCATCCGCGAGGCACGGCTGTGCCGCAAGTACGGCGCGGCCGTCGTCGTGATGGCCTTCGACGAGCAGGGGCAGGCTGACAACCTGGAGCGCCGCAAGGAGATCTGCGGGCGGGCCTACCGGATCCTGACCGAAGAGGTCGGCTTCCCGGCCGAGGACATCATCTTCGATCCGAACTGCTTCGCGCTGGCCACCGGAATCGAAGAGCACGCGACCTACGGGATCGACTTCATCGAGGCCTGCGCCTGGATCAAGGAGAACCTGCCCGGGGTACACATCTCGGGCGGCATCTCGAATGTGTCGTTCTCGTTCCGGGGCAACAACCCGGTCCGCGAGGCGATCCACGCGGTGTTCCTGTTCCACGCCATCAAGGCCGGCCTGGACATGGGCATCGTCAACGCCGGTGCGCTGGTGCCCTACGACTCGATCGACCCGGAACTGCGGGACCGCATCGAGGATGTCGTGCTGAACCGTCGCGAGGACGCGGCCGAGCGGCTGTTGGAGATCGCCGAGCGATTCAACAAGTCGGAGAAGACCGAAGATCCAAAAGCCGCCGAATGGCGCAGCCTGCCGGTCCGCGAGCGAATTACGCATGCCCTGGTCAAGGGCATCGATGCCCACGTCGACGCCGATACCGAGGAATTGCGGGCCGAGATCGCCGCGGCCGGTGGCCGGCCGATCGAGGTGATCGAGGGCCCGCTGATGGACGGTATGAACGTCGTCGGCGACCTCTTCGGCGCAGGCAAGATGTTCCTGCCCCAGGTCGTGAAGTCGGCCCGGGTGATGAAGAAGGCCGTTGCCTATCTGCTGCCCTACATCGAAGCGGAGAAGCAGCCCGGCGATCTGTCGTCCACCAACGGCACGATCATCATGGCGACCGTGAAGGGCGACGTCCACGACATCGGCAAGAACATCGTCGGAGTTGTCCTGCAGTGCAACAACTACACCGTGATCGACCTCGGTGTGATGGTGCCAGCGAGCAAGATCCTGGACGCGGCCAAGGAGCACAACGCCGACATCATCGGCTTGTCGGGACTGATCACCCCGTCGCTGGACGAGATGGTCAATTTCGCGGCCGAGATGGAACGCGAGGGGCTCCAGATCCCGCTGCTGATCGGTGGCGCGACCACGTCGCGCGCCCACACGGCGGTGAAGGTGGCCCCGCGCCGGTCCGGTCCCGTCGTCTGGGTCAAGGACGCGTCCCGGTCGGTGCCGGTGGCTGCCGCACTGCTCGACGACAAGCAGCGTCCAGCTCTACTGGAGGCCACCGAGAAGGATTACGCATCGCTTCGCGAACGGCACGCCCAGAAGAACGAGCGACCGATGCTGACACTGGAGAAGGCCCGCGCGAACCGGACGCCGATCGAGTGGGCCGGCTACACACCGCCAGTACCCGCGCAAGGTCTGGGGGTGCGAGAGTTTCTCGACTACGACCTCGCGGAGCTGCGCGAGTACATCGACTGGCAGCCGTTCTTCAACGCCTGGGAGATGAAGGGCCGCTTCCCCGACATCCTCAACAACCCGGTCTCGGGCGAGACCGCCCGCAAGTTGTACGACGATGCCCAGGAGATGCTCGACACCCTGATCAAGGAGAAGTGGCTGACGGCCAACGGGGTGATCGGCTTCTTCCCGGCGAACGTGGTCGGCGACGACATCGAGGTCTACACCGACGAAACTCGTACCGAGGTGCTGACCACGTTGCACAATCTGCGCCAGCAGGGCGAGCACCGCGACGGCGTCCCGAACCGGAGCCTCGGCGACTACATCGCCCCCAAAGAAACGGGTCTGGCGGACTACGTCGGCGCGTTCGCCGTCACAGCGGGGCTCGGCGGCGGAGACAAGATCGCTGAATTCAAGGCAGCCAACGACGACTACAGCGCGATCCTGCTGGAGTCGATCGCCGATCGGCTGGCAGAGGCGTTCGCCGAACGGATGCACCAGCGAGTCCGCAAGGAGTTCTGGGGATATCAGCCCGACGAGCAGCTGGATAACAATGCGCTCATCGACGAGAAATACTCAGGCATCCGTCCTGCCCCCGGTTACCCGGCCTGCCCGGAGCACACCGAGAAGGCGACGCTCTGGACGTTGATGAACGTCCAGGAACGGACCGGCATCGAGCTGACCGAGTCGATGGCGATGTGGCCCGGAGCTGCGGTCAGCGGGTGGTACTTCTCGCACCCGCAGTCGCAGTACTTCGTGGTCGGCCGGATGGCGCAGGACCAGGTGGCCGACTACGCGAGGCGCAAGGGTTGGACGCTGGCCGAAGCCGAGCGCTGGCTCGCCCCCAACCTCGGCTACAACCCGGAAGACTGA
- a CDS encoding PAC2 family protein: MTPSNFSGTKGPDLPELQNTIIVAAFEGWNDAGDAASDALEHLDAIWEADTLIEIDDEAYYDYQVNRPVIRQVDGVTRELVWPSMRISHCRPPGSDRDIVLMHGVEPNMRWRTFCAELLAIADKLNVDTVVILGALLADTPHTRPVPVSGAAYSPESAKFFGLEETRYEGPTGIAGVFQDACVAAGIPAVTFWAAVPHYVSQPPNPKATVALLRRVEDVLDIEVPLADLPIQAEEWEQAVTEMTTEDEEIAEYVASLEQRGDADVDMNEALSKVDGDALAAEFERYLRRRGPGFRGQ, translated from the coding sequence GTGACCCCGTCGAACTTCAGCGGCACGAAAGGCCCGGACCTGCCCGAATTGCAGAACACCATCATTGTCGCGGCTTTCGAGGGGTGGAACGACGCCGGTGACGCGGCCAGTGACGCGCTCGAGCACCTGGATGCCATCTGGGAAGCCGACACGCTCATTGAGATCGACGACGAGGCCTACTACGACTACCAGGTGAACCGTCCGGTGATCCGACAGGTCGACGGTGTGACACGCGAATTGGTGTGGCCGTCGATGCGGATATCGCACTGCCGGCCACCGGGGTCGGACCGCGACATCGTGCTGATGCACGGCGTGGAGCCCAATATGCGGTGGCGCACGTTCTGCGCGGAGCTGCTGGCGATCGCCGACAAGCTCAACGTGGACACCGTCGTGATTCTCGGAGCCCTGCTGGCCGACACCCCGCACACCCGCCCGGTGCCGGTGTCGGGCGCGGCCTACTCCCCCGAGTCGGCGAAGTTCTTCGGCCTCGAGGAGACCCGTTACGAGGGTCCAACAGGTATCGCCGGGGTGTTCCAGGACGCCTGCGTCGCGGCCGGCATCCCGGCCGTGACGTTCTGGGCCGCGGTTCCGCACTACGTGTCGCAGCCGCCCAATCCGAAGGCCACCGTCGCGCTCCTGCGCCGCGTCGAAGACGTCCTCGACATCGAGGTGCCGCTGGCCGACCTGCCCATCCAGGCCGAGGAGTGGGAGCAGGCGGTCACCGAGATGACCACCGAGGACGAGGAGATTGCCGAGTACGTGGCCTCCCTCGAACAACGCGGTGACGCCGACGTCGACATGAACGAGGCGTTGTCGAAGGTCGACGGCGACGCGCTGGCCGCCGAGTTCGAGCGGTACCTGCGCCGGCGCGGTCCCGGCTTCCGGGGCCAATAG